AATTTCCCTCCATATCCTGTCTACTTGTTTTTTAGTATTTTCTATATCGCCGTTGTTATCTATAACCCTGGTTGCAAACTTGAGTTTTTCTTCCAGCGGCATTTGAGCCCTAATCCGTTCCAGTGCCTCGGTATAGCTTATAGATCGCTCTCTCTCAATAAGCCTTTTAACCTGGGTTTTTTCATCGACCGACACGAGCCATACCTCGTCCACCAGCATGTCGAGGCCTATTTCCAGAAGAAGGGCGGCGTCTACCACAACGACCTTCTCGTTCCTTTGCCTACATGCTTCAAGCTCTTTTTTGATCTCCTCGACAATCCTGGGGTGGGTTATCCTGTTCAGCACGGCCAGCTTTTTATCATCGGAAAAAACGATTCTCCCCAGTTTTCTTCGCTTTATACTACCGTCTTCGTTCAAAATGTCGCTGCCGAAATAATCCACGATTTCCTTCCATGCCGGTTTACCCGGCTTAACAATTTCCCTGGCTATCTCGTCGGCATCTATAATATATGCCCCTTTTTGGCGTAAAATCGCGGATACGGTGCTCTTGCCGCTAGCAATGCCACCGGTAAGGCCTATAACCTTCAAGGATGTCTCCTCCTCAGCTTATTTCTTCCCAGGTATAGCCCTCCTTAAAATCGACCACCAGCGGGACCTTCAGCGGAATGGCGTTTTCCATATCATCTTTAACGATATTTTTCACGACTTCAAGCTCGGACTTCGGAACGTCGAAGATCAGCTCGTCGTGAACCTGAATTAGCATTTTGGCCTTGAGTCCATACTCACGAAAGTGGTTGGTAATTTTCACCATGGCAACCTTTATTATATCTGCAGCACTCCCCTGAATGGGGGTGTTCATCGCCACCCTCTCGGCAAAGGACCTGAGGTTGTAGTT
The DNA window shown above is from Thermosediminibacter oceani DSM 16646 and carries:
- the coaE gene encoding dephospho-CoA kinase (Dephospho-CoA kinase (CoaE) performs the final step in coenzyme A biosynthesis.) codes for the protein MKVIGLTGGIASGKSTVSAILRQKGAYIIDADEIAREIVKPGKPAWKEIVDYFGSDILNEDGSIKRRKLGRIVFSDDKKLAVLNRITHPRIVEEIKKELEACRQRNEKVVVVDAALLLEIGLDMLVDEVWLVSVDEKTQVKRLIERERSISYTEALERIRAQMPLEEKLKFATRVIDNNGDIENTKKQVDRIWREIEKSWEDSKHETQQSTF